TTCAATCCGTTGCAGGAATTAGGTAACGTCATCGCGGTTTATAACGAGACCAACGCCTCGATGGAGAATTTCAGCAAGCTCATGGGTTCCGCCAGTGAGCCCACGCCCGCGCAGCCAAAAGTGATGGGCCTGATCGACAGCCTGCGTTTTTCAGGGATTTCGTTCAGGCACCTTTCTGCACAGACGCCTGCCGTAAAAAACATCTCCTTTGAAGCCAAAAGCGGCGAAACCATCGCATTTGTAGGGCCGTCGGGTAGTGGAAAGACCACCTTGGTGAAACTGCTCGTCGGGTTGTACAAACCCAATGAAGGCACAGTTTTTTACAATGAAAAAAACGCGAACGACATCAGCCTGAACGAACTCAGGCAGCAACTCGGATTTGTGACGCAGGATGCGCAGCTGTTTTCGGGAACCATTAAGGACAATTTATTGTTCGTGAAACCCGACGCCACAGATGAGGAATTGCACGACGTACTGCGTCAGGCTGCCTGCCACAATTTATTGAAAAGGGCGGAGAAGGGAATTTATACCACCATCGGAGAAGGCGGTATCAAGGTGTCAGGCGGCGAAAAACAACGGCTGTCGATTGCACGTGCCTTGCTGCGCCATCCGAGGCTGCTGCTGTTTGATGAAGCGACCTCGGCGCTCGATTCGATTACTGAAGAAGAGATTACACAAACGATCCGTGACATTTCGTCGAAACGCGACCAGATTACGGTATTGATTGCGCACCGTCTGTCAACCATCATGCATGCCGACAGGATTTATGTCCTGGAACAGGGCGCGATCATCGAACAGGGAAGGCACGCAGACCTGCTTGATGAGAAAGGATTGTATTACGCGATGTGGAGGCAGCAGATTGGGGAACGGAAGTAACCAGCCTACCGCGCCGTAAATCCAAATGCTATGGCTGATGCCAGCACATCGGCATTGATGTCTGCAAGCTTTTTAAATTTGATGCAATAGCCCGTGACGGTAGCTTTTCCCAGCAATGTCCCGTAAGTCTCTGCGAGATATTTGCGGTCTTCCAGCCCCATAAAGTAAATCGAGATCCCGGTCGAGTTCGCACTCAGGCCCACCTGGTAAAATGCACGGCTTTTCCCGTCAGCATAATGTATGGTGTAACAGCCGTAGCCGATGTTCGGATTTGAAACGACTTTACCCTTACTGTTTTTACCATCGAGAAACCAAAGCCTGCAACCGGGATTTATGTTCAGGATGCGTTCGTGTAATATGTGCATCCCGCTGCGTTTTGCTTCGGGCAGTCCGTCGATATACTCACGGATTTGTTGCTGGACATCCATAGCATAGGTTTGAGAACGGCAAGTTAGGCAAAAAGCCCACGCATCTGGCGTCGAGGCGTGTAAATTTATGCTGCCTGCGTATCGAAACAGCGCGGTCTTCGCGATAACGAAACAGTTACCGGACCATCGGCAGGCGCCTTAATTTTCTGGATGCCTAATTGCCCATTTATCTAATTAATTCCCTACTTTTGCGACGTTTTTTAAACGACAGCAACAACACAACAAACAACAACAAATGAATCAGGTAAAATATATTTTTGTTACGGGCGGCGTGACCTCTTCCCTCGGGAAAGGCATCATTGCGGCTTCGCTGGCAAAACTATTGCAGGCTCGCGGATACCGTACCACAATCCAAAAATTTGACCCTTATATCAATGTCGATCCGGGAACGCTCAACCCATATGAACACGGCGAATGTTTTGTCACTGATGACGGTGCGGAGACTGACCTTGACCTTGGCCATTATGAGCGGTTCCTGAATGTCCCCACCTCACAGGCCAACAATGTTACGACAGGCCGCGTTTACCTCTCGGTAATCGAAAAAGAACGCCGCGGCGAATTTCTCGGCAAGACCGTGCAGGTGGTGCCGCACATCACCAACGAAATCAAGGAGCGCATGCAGTTGCTGGGCAATTCAGGCGACTTTGACATCGTGATTACTGAAATAGGAGGTACGGTCGGTGATATCGAATCGTTGCCTTACATCGAATCGGTGCGTCAGCTCGTCTGGGAGCTTGGCGAAAACAACGGCATCGTCGTCCATCTTACACTCGTACCTTTCCTTGCCGCTGCCGGCGAACTCAAAACAAAACCCACCCAGCATTCGGTCAAGACGCTGATGGAAAGCGGAATCAAGGCCGATATCCTCGTATGCCGTACAGAACACGAATTGTCGGACGAACTGCGGCAGAAGCTTGCGCTGTTCTGCAATGTCAAACGTGAAGCGGTCATACAATCGATCGATGCGTCTACGATATACGAAGTGCCGAATCTGATGCTTGAAGAGGGGCTCGATGTGGTAGCGCTGAAAAGACTTTCGCTTCCGCAGAAAAACACGCCTGATCTTAAAAACTGGACCGTTTTCCTGCAAAGGCTCAAAAATCCGAAGCATGTGGTCAACATCGGCCTCATCGGGAAATACGTCGAATTGCAGGATTCTTATAAATCAATCCTCGAAGCCTTTATACACGCCGGCGCAGCCAATGAGACGAAAGTGAATGTAGTTTCGGTACACTCCGAATACATCGACGAGCACAACGTGGCCGGGAAATTTGAAGGCCTTGATGGCATTGTCGTGGCACCCGGTTTCGGCGAAAGGGGCATTGAGGGCAAAATTGAAGCCGTGCGCTATGCGCGTGAAAACAATATTCCTTTTTTCGGAATTTGCCTGGGCATGCAGATGGCCGTGATTGAGTATTCGAGGAATGTCCTCGGTTTAAAAGATGCCAATTCGACCGAAATGAATGTAGGTACGGCTCACCCGGTAATCGACTTAATGGAAGAGCAGAAAACCATCACCGACAAAGGCGGGACGATGCGCCTTGGCGCGTGGAAATGCGACATTACCCAAAATTCGCTCGCGCATTCGGTTTACGGCAAAACCAGTATCATGGAGCGCCACCGTCACCGTTATGAATTCAACGGCGATTATCTGGAAAAGCTGCAGGCGGCCGGACTGAAGCCATCCGGGGTCAATCCGGAAACCGGCCTTGTCGAAATTATTGAAATCGAAAAACACCCGTTTTTTATCGGGGTACAATACCATCCTGAATACAAAAGCACCGTTGCCAATCCGCATCCCTTATTTGTACATTTCGTAGCGGCGACGGTGAAAGCAAAGCAAAAATAATTATTAACACCCATAGCGCAGGCTATAAGACAAAATGGAAGAAAAGAAGTTAGACGTAAAATCAATTATCGGTTTTGTACTGATTTTTGTAGTATTTATGTGGATGATGCTGCCCAAGCAACTCACCAAAGAGGAACAGGCCGCCAAAGCAAAGAAAGAACAGGCCGCCAAAGCCGCTGCAGCTGCCTCGAAGACCGCCCCAACAAAAGTGATTACGGCACTGCCGGCTGATTCCACCGCAGGCGATTCTGCCCAACTGGCGAAACTTCGCAGCACTTTGGGTGATTTTGCCTATTCGGCGACCCTTCCGTCCGCAAAGGAAAATTTTACGACTATCGAAAACAAACTGGTCAGCCTGACCATTGCCAATAAGGGCGGTTACATCATCAATGCGAAACTGAAAGGGTATGAAAAAATCAGGAAAGGCTCGGGCGACCTTGTCGAACTGATCAAAGACAACAACGCCGGGCTCAACATCCGTCTGCAAACCCAGGACAACCGCGTCATCGACACCAGGAATATGTACTTTGAGCCGACGCTTACCAAATCCGGCGAGAATCAGATCCTGACGATGCGCCTCAAATCAGGACCTGATGCATTCCTCGAGTACCAGTATGTGCTCAAACCGGACAACTACATGCTGGATTTCAGCGTGCGTTCCCAGGGACTTGCCAAGGTGCTGAACACATCAAAACCGGCAGACCTCGAATGGAACCTGAAAAGCTACCGCAACGAGAAGAGCGCTACGTATGAGTCGCGTTACGCAGATTTAAGATATGAATATGAAGACGGTAAAAACGATTACCTCGGACAGGGCAAGGACAAGACGGAATCGGTAGAAAAGGTATCCTACATTGCCTTTAAGCAGCACTTTTTTACCTCGATATTGCTGACTGACAAGCCATTCGCCAAAGCCGAACTGTATTCCAACAACCTTGTTCATGATGAAAAGACCGACAGCACGTTCACCAAACAATTTCGTGCGACGGTGCCGCTCGCTTTCGAAAATGGGGAACTGGCCCAGAAAATGAATTGGTATTACGGTCCTACAGATTATAAGATCCTGAAGACCTACGACCGGAATATCGAGAAAATCGTCCCACTGGGATGGGGTATTTTCGGCTGGATCAACCGCTACCTTTTCATACCCGCTTATGATGTGCTGAGCCTGATCATGTCTCAGGGATTGGCGATTATATTCTTTACGATCCTGATCAAACTCCTGATGTCGCCGGTCACTTACAAATCATTCCTCTCACAGGCCAAAATGAAAGTACTGCGTCCCGAGATTGCTGAACTCAACGAAAAGTTCAAGAAAGACCCGATGAAGAAGCAACAGGAGACAATGAAATTGTACAGCAAGGCGGGTGTAAACCCGATGGCAGGCTGTATTCCCGCGCTGCTGCAGATGCCCGTATTCTATGCGTTATTCCAGTTTTTCCCATCGGCGTTGAGCCTCAGGCAGGAAGGATTCCTTTGGGCTACCGACCTTTCATCGTTTGACTCGGTTTACAAATTGCCGTTCTACATCCCGCTTTACGGAAACCACATCAGCCTGTTCCCGATACTCGCCTCGATCGCCATTTTCTTTTACATGAAAATGACTACGGGCGATCAGCAGGCATCGGCCCCGCAGCAGGAAGGCATGCCGGATATGGCTAAAATCATGAAGGTGATGATTTACATCTCGCCATTGATGATGCTTATTTTCTTCAACAATTACGCTTCAGGACTGAGTTTGTACTATTTCATTTCAAACCTGATCAGCGTCGGGATCATGTTGGTGATCAAGAATTATATCGTTGACAATGATAAGATCCACGCGCAGATTCAGGAGAACAAACTCAAAGAGCCTAAGAAACGAGGCCGTTTCCAGCAAAAACTTCAGGAGATGATGGAGCAGGCCGAAGCTGAGAAAGCCAAAAAGAAGTAAGCGCCAAGCCTGAAATACCAATCCGGAAAACTGAAAGTCAATACGCTTTCCGGTTTCCGGATTTTTTCGGCTTTTCAATTCCGTGACATACTATTTTTGCAACAAACAAGTTTTATGCCTAAATGAAATTACCAATGAAATACCTCCTTATCCTGTTTATCGGCTTCAGTGCGCTGGCCCAGACCAATATCAACCAAACGGATGCCAACGGAAAAAAACACGGCCTTTGGAAAGGCACTTACGACGAGTCTAAAAGGCCGCGCTACGAGGGCACTTTTGAACACGGCATTGAGACCGGCACGTTCAAATATTTCGACGATACGAAGGACGGGAAAGTAATCGCTACACGCACTTTCAGCGAAAATGGCAAGGTAGCCTACACCACGCTTTACGACCGCAAGGGCTTTGTCGTCAGTGAAGGAAAAACGGTTGGCAAGCTTAACGAGGGCGAATGGAAGTACTATCAGGAAGAATCCAAAGACCTCATGACGCAGGAATTTTACACCAATGGCAAGCTCAACGGGGTGCGCAAAGTGTTTTTCCCAGGGGGAATCATCGCCGAGGAAACGACCTATAAAGATGGCGTCAGGAATGGCAGCTACAAAAAATATACCGAGAAGGGTGCGGTGCTTGAAGAGTCAAATTTCAAAAACGGCGGCTATGACGGCATGGCCATTTTCCGGGATGGCGGCGGCGCCATCATCTCGAAGGGACCTTTCGTAAACGGACAGAAAAAGGGCACCTGGGAATTTTATAAGGACGGCAAACTCAAGGAAAAGAAAAAATTCCCGGAGCGCGTCAAATTCGCTAAAACTGTAAAAAAACAAGAGTAAACTATAACCCGGTATCTTACAGATTGGACTAGTTTTATATTTGTTAAATACCACACCATGAGCTTACTCGAATTAGGCGGCAGGTTTACACTGTTGGTCGCTTCAGTCCTGATCCTTTATTTTTTTTCCAACCGGAACAAAGCCGAAACCATCCATCCGCTGTACATGATTGTCGGGCTTTGCACGTTTTCACTGTGTTACCTTTTCACCAAAATTGATATTGGCGTCGGCATCGGATTTGGGCTGTTTGCCATCTTTTCCGTGCTTCGCTTCCGCGCGAAAGCGTTCACAATCAACGGGATCATATTTCTTTTTACGTCCCTTACCTTATCGATACTGGATGTGATGTATCCGGTCGAGAAATACGAAATCCTGATCCTGTTCCAATCAGCCATCATCCTGTTTTTTATAATGGCATCAATGGTTTTGTTTGATAAAATCTCTCAGTTCAGCAACCATTGCGACCTGATAATCCCATACGAAACCGGTTTCAGCCCCGAAGACAGCCACATCCGCCGGACCATCCGCGAGAAGATGGATATCGACAAGTTCCATTTTGAAGTCGTGTCCGTCAATACCGTCGACAGCGAGGTGATGATCAAGGTGTATTATTGACCGCTATCAGTTTGCATTACGCTGCCATAATTTTAACCAATCACATGATGAAAGGCAACTGACAATTTTGCGTAAATTTGCGGCAGAATATTTTTGCTATGAAAAGAGTGGTCGTCGGACTTTCAGGTGGTGTGGATTCCAGCGTTGCAGCCTATTTGCTGCAGCAGCAGGGATACGAGGTAATTGGATTGTTTATGAAAAACTGGCACGATGATTCGGTCACGATTTCCAATGAATGTCCGTGGCTGGAGGACAGCAACGATGCGCTGCTGGTTGCCGAAAAGCTCGGAATCCCTTTCCAGACTGTCGATTTGAGTGAACAGTACAAGGAAAAGATCGTGGACTATATGTTCTCCGAATATGAAAAAGGCCGCACGCCGAATCCGGATGTGCTCTGCAACCGCGAAATCAAGTTTGACGTATTCATGAAGATTGCCCTGAGCCTTGGCGCTGATTACGTAGCCACAGGCCATTATTGCCGCAAAGCCGAAACACAGGAAGGCGGAAAGACCATCTACCGATTGCTTTCAGGAATCGACAGTAATAAGGACCAATCGTACTTTTTATGCCAGCTCTCGCAGGAGCAGCTCTCCAAGGCGCTGTTCCCGATTGGCGCACTGACCAAACCCGAAGTACGCAGGATAGCGTCCGAAATGGATCTCGTCACCGCAGAAAAGAGGGATTCTCAAGGCCTGTGTTTTATAGGCAAGGTGCGCCTGCCGGAATTCTTACAGCAAAAACTGCAACCCAAAGAAGGCCTGATCATACAGGTAGATAAAGACGATCCGATATTCGACCAAACCAAACCGGAGACCACCTCAGAATTGGATTTGCTCGCCTTTGAAGCAGCCAGGCTCCCGTTTGCCGACGCCAAAGGGAAGGTCGTTGGCAAGCACCAGGGCGCCCACTATTTTACAAATGGCCAGCGGAAAGGACTCGGCGTGGGCGGTACGGCCGAGCCATTGTTCATCGTCGCCACCGATGTGGAACGGAACATTGTATATACCGGGATGGGCAGCGAACATCCGGGACTGTTTAGGAAAGCATTGTTCGTGCAATCGTCCGAAGTGCACTGGATCCGCGAAGATCTTGCCTTAAAGCCTGGTGAAAAACGGGAAACGATGGCACGCATCCGTTACCGGCAGCCATTGCAAAAAGCGACCTTGCACCAGTTCGGGCACGGCTTGTACGTGTCATTCGCGGAAGCGCAATCGGCCATCACCGAAGGGCAGTTCGTCGCGTGGTATGATGGCGAGGAATTGGTCGGTTCGGGAGTGATTTCATAAGCTGCAGCCAGGCCAATACCTCCGCAAATTTTTGTCACTTTTTCGGAACAGTGCGGTATAAGTATTTAAACGCATTCATCACCGCCTGGTGCATAATGGTCGCGTGGTTCTCTTCGGGCAGGTAATCGAAATAGATATCTGCACCTTCGGTACCCGACTTTTTAAGCTTTTCCGACAGCACGTTCGCGTCGACTTCCATGACCCGCGGAGTCGCTGTCGGGGTGAGTCCTTCCTTGCCGACGGCGAGATAAACAGCGACATCCCGCAGGTTTGGCGTCTGTTCATTCAGTAATGAGCCGTTGTCCCACCATAGGCTGGGGCTTATAATGATGTATCGGTTAAACAGCTGCGTTTTTTTGAACAGGATTTCGGTTGCCAGTAAACCGCCAAGCGATTGCCCGATAATCGTCCTTTCCGTACCCGCATGGTATTTTTTCTCAATATAGGGCTGCAGCTCTTTTTCTATAAACGCCATAAACCGGTCAGAGTGGCCTGTTGTCGGGTATTTTTTCCTGTCTTCCGCTACGGTGGTCGGGAAAGTGAAATCCCGCTGTCGGTCAACCGATGCAATCCCTACGACAATCGACTTTGGAACCAGGTTGATCCAGTCAAAATTATAAAACTGCAACAGGCCCACCACATGGATAAAATCCTCATCAGCCGAACCGTCCAGCAGATAGATCACCGGATATTTCGTCCCGTTGTCAGGATCGTAGCCTTCGGGCAGGTAAATGTTGAGTATGCGGTTTTCGTTGAGTTGGGCTGAATGGTATTCGTCGACAACGCCCAGTACAAAAGGTTTTGCCTCCGTCGTGCCGTTGCTTTTTTTATTTTGTGCGGCAACCGGCTGCGTCAACATAAACACGATACATAAATACAGGACTGCTCTTATTTTCATAACGGAATGCGGTGTTTGTTTCACCCGCCATTGAAGTCCGCGGGTGAGTCTTTAAAACGAAGTTAGGGAAAAAGAGGCGCTGTCACAACTTACGCACCCATTGTTGTGAATCAGGAGTCAGGATCAGGAATGTTACGTGACAAGAAAACCAACTGTCTTTTTCCACATTTTGCCCATAAAGCGCCCCGTTCAGAGCCTGCTTTCAAATCCTCAAGAGTTCTTACAGCCACATTTTTCGTAACCAGGTTGGGATATTCGATCTGTTTCGCATCACGGTGGTAAAAGGTCTTAAATGCGTCTTCACTGCGCCGCTCGGACATCATCATGAGAACCGCAGCTACGGTTTTTTCGTTTTCGTTTATAGGTGGATTGTGTTTTGAAATTTTCGTTGGTTTGGCGGCATCAGGTAAGTTACGGCTTTGAAACTGCCTGAAATGTTATAGCGTCCGGCGGTTTCACGTCAGTTGCGGCTTTTGTAGCTTACTGCTTTATTCCAAACTTGCTATCAATGTAGTCAATAATAATTGTCTTATTCTCAAACAGCAAAGGGCCAATTAGTCCTATAATTTTTTCCTCTTTATTGAACTGAACATCTTCATCAGTATCCGTAAATTGAGCATTGGTGATTTTCATATCCTTTTCATTAAAAAATATTGGATTACGGAGTCGCTTTGTTTGAATAGTTATCTTATCGCCCCAGGTATTACCATCAAGTAGTTTTTCAGCTGGTTCATTAGCATCGGTAAACTTTAGTATCGTTTCTTTATCGAGCAATAAATCTCCCATACAATTTCCAGTATCGAACAGCACAAATTCGGTTTTGTCTCCGATTTTAATAGGGATTTTTATTCTTCCCTTTCGAATAGTAGCATCTACATAATCTGCTTTCTTGTATTTTTTCGGTAGTTTAGTGTACATTCTTAGGCGATTATTTTTGAAATCAATGACCAAATAACTGTTTTGAAATAAATCAGGAGCTATTGTCCCTACTAATTTTTGAGATTGCGAATTTATTGAGTCCAGTTGATAAGTGTCTCCATAATTGGGTACTAATGCAATATTTCTGTTTGGAAATGAACTTTTGTCTAATTGAATGTCTATGTCTTTTAGAAAAAAGCTTTTTCTCCCATTTAGATAATATGGAGTCATGGTTGTATCTAACTTTTCCATGATCTCAGGATAATCGTTAGTAAACGGTTTAAAAGAATTTTCATATAACAAAGTAGTCGTAGCACCTAAATCGAATTGCGCACAAAAATTATAGGTCATATTTTCTACTTTTAGAGGAATACTCATCGCCACTTTATCAAAATGTTTTCCATAAATAGTTTCACCATGCCAATCAAAATGTATCCATTGAGAGTTAGTTTGACCAAATAAACACGAAATATTTAGACTGACTAAAAAAATAATGGGTAATAATTTTTGTTTCATAAAGTTTTTATTTTCTTTTTAAGTTAAAGCTAACACCCAAATATACCCAAACTTTTCCTACACAATTCCAAGTTCTAAACAAAACCGACAACAAACACCAATCACCGAAAATCTACAGCTACTCCCTGCAAAAACGTACCCACACCTAACACATACCATTTCGTCCCCGCCATCGACCTTCGCGCCCTGACCATTGACGTTCGCGTCCCCGCCATCAACCTTCGCGTCCTCACCATCGACGTTCGCGTCCTTGCCATCGACGTTCGCGCCTCGACCATCGACGTTCGCGCCCTGACCATCAACCTTCGCGTACTCGCCATCGACGTTCGCGCCTCAGCCATCAACCTTCGCGTCCCCACCATCGACGTTCGCGCCATGACCATTGACGTTCGCGTGCTCACCATCGACGTTCGCGCGCTGGTCATCGGATAGGCTGCGGAGGTATAGAAACGCTGCACATCACTATTGATATAAATTTTCAAAATATCATTCGTTTCAAAACATTATCGATGTTAAAAATGTTATAAAAATAAACTAATAACAAAAAATTAAGAAATAAACTGTTTATTTCGTCGCATGGTTCGCCGGAAGCGAGCCAATATTCCTAACCCTTAACACTTTATAAAGATGAATGGAAAGCAAAAAAACAAGCTCGCGTCGTACATCGTGACCGCAGCCATCGAAACCGAAGCCGATCCGGCAATCCTCGCCCAAATGCCCGATGCCCTGTTGCATCTCGCGGCCCTCAGGGCCGCCATTGCAAAAATCGAGCAGGCGTCTGCAGCACAGCTGCATTATGCCCAACGTGCCACCGGCAACAAGAACGAGGCGCGCCTCGCGCTCGAAGAGGCCGTGTTCAACGGTACCGCAGCACTCTGTGCGCTGTGCACCAGGCTGAAGGATGTGACCCTCGCGGAAGAATGGAACCTGAGTGTCAACACGCTTCAAAAGATGAGGGACCACAACCTGTTTGCCACCGCCACCAACCTCGTTACGGCAATGCAGCCCTACGCCACCGAGCTCGAGGCCTATGGGATCCCTAAAAACAGCAACTCCGCCTTCACGGATACCATCGCGCTTTTCGGCGCCCTGATGCCAAAGCCACGCGAGAACCAGCTCAGCGAAAAGGAAGCCTCACTGCAGCTGCTCGAAGGCTTCAACGACGCGCAGGCCGCCGCGACCGGGCTCGATACCCTCGCCAACATGCTGCGCAAGCGCGAACCGGCCTTCTACGCCGACTACCGCAACCGCCGCACCGCACTCAAAACCCCCGCCCGTCCGTATGCCGCCACGGGCAACGTGACCGACAACGCCGGCAATCCGCTGCGCTACGTCAGCGTCGCCATCGACGGCCTGCCGGACGCCGTCAGGACCACCAATAAAGGCAACTTCCGCTTCCAGACCCTCCCGGACGGCGTCCACACCCTGCACTTCCGCCTTCACGGCTACCAGGATCAGTCCCACGCCATCTCCGTAAACCAGCACCGCAGCGACCGCATGACTATCGAGCTCAGGGAATCATAATTGGCGGTCCGCTCAAGTCCCCCAATGCGCCGACCCCTACGGCGCTTTTTTTATGCCAATGTCCAAACTTACAAGCAGTAATATCAAGCATATTACCCGACTCCAATCATCACTGTGACCGCGACTTGAATATGTCACTCTGCCCTTCCGCTTCGAAGCGGGCACCTGCATTCCGAAGATTCCGTTAAAAAATCATAACTGTCTGAGCGCAGCGAGTTTTTTGATTTGCTTCGCCTGTTCGCGCTAATGCGCTCGGGTTAGGAATCGAGGAATAGCAGGTCGCTGACCCGAGGCCAGCGGCCGAACTGGGCGTAGCCAGAAGGGGTGAGGCTTGAATTTTTGCTTCTTTTGTGTCAAGACAAAAGAAGAAGATTAAACTTTTTCCCTAAATTTGAACTATCTTTTCAAATGCTATGAAAAAAGTTATCCTGATACTGTTCTTAACCCTGTCAACGGCACTGTCAGCACAACAGGACGCCTGGATATACTTCACCGACAAGCCCAACGCCGCCGGCTACCTCGCCAATCCCCTGAGCATGCTCACGCAAAGGTCCCTCGACCGCCGCGCCGCACAAAATATCGCACTCGACGTCAAAGACGTTCCCATCAGCCAGGATTACATCGATACGGTGTCGTCGACACCCGGCGTGACCGTCTACGCCAGATCGAAATGGCTCAACGCCGTACACGTCCGCGGCACAGTGGCCGACATTCAGTCATTGCTGGATTACACCTTCGTAAGTGCCATAGATTTCGCCGATGACACACTCGATGCCAATGGCAACCGGCCCGCCATGGCACACCGTCCGGCATCGTTTCTCAAG
The nucleotide sequence above comes from Flavobacterium magnum. Encoded proteins:
- a CDS encoding toxin-antitoxin system YwqK family antitoxin, translating into MKYLLILFIGFSALAQTNINQTDANGKKHGLWKGTYDESKRPRYEGTFEHGIETGTFKYFDDTKDGKVIATRTFSENGKVAYTTLYDRKGFVVSEGKTVGKLNEGEWKYYQEESKDLMTQEFYTNGKLNGVRKVFFPGGIIAEETTYKDGVRNGSYKKYTEKGAVLEESNFKNGGYDGMAIFRDGGGAIISKGPFVNGQKKGTWEFYKDGKLKEKKKFPERVKFAKTVKKQE
- the mnmA gene encoding tRNA 2-thiouridine(34) synthase MnmA; its protein translation is MKRVVVGLSGGVDSSVAAYLLQQQGYEVIGLFMKNWHDDSVTISNECPWLEDSNDALLVAEKLGIPFQTVDLSEQYKEKIVDYMFSEYEKGRTPNPDVLCNREIKFDVFMKIALSLGADYVATGHYCRKAETQEGGKTIYRLLSGIDSNKDQSYFLCQLSQEQLSKALFPIGALTKPEVRRIASEMDLVTAEKRDSQGLCFIGKVRLPEFLQQKLQPKEGLIIQVDKDDPIFDQTKPETTSELDLLAFEAARLPFADAKGKVVGKHQGAHYFTNGQRKGLGVGGTAEPLFIVATDVERNIVYTGMGSEHPGLFRKALFVQSSEVHWIREDLALKPGEKRETMARIRYRQPLQKATLHQFGHGLYVSFAEAQSAITEGQFVAWYDGEELVGSGVIS
- a CDS encoding CTP synthase produces the protein MNQVKYIFVTGGVTSSLGKGIIAASLAKLLQARGYRTTIQKFDPYINVDPGTLNPYEHGECFVTDDGAETDLDLGHYERFLNVPTSQANNVTTGRVYLSVIEKERRGEFLGKTVQVVPHITNEIKERMQLLGNSGDFDIVITEIGGTVGDIESLPYIESVRQLVWELGENNGIVVHLTLVPFLAAAGELKTKPTQHSVKTLMESGIKADILVCRTEHELSDELRQKLALFCNVKREAVIQSIDASTIYEVPNLMLEEGLDVVALKRLSLPQKNTPDLKNWTVFLQRLKNPKHVVNIGLIGKYVELQDSYKSILEAFIHAGAANETKVNVVSVHSEYIDEHNVAGKFEGLDGIVVAPGFGERGIEGKIEAVRYARENNIPFFGICLGMQMAVIEYSRNVLGLKDANSTEMNVGTAHPVIDLMEEQKTITDKGGTMRLGAWKCDITQNSLAHSVYGKTSIMERHRHRYEFNGDYLEKLQAAGLKPSGVNPETGLVEIIEIEKHPFFIGVQYHPEYKSTVANPHPLFVHFVAATVKAKQK
- a CDS encoding ABC transporter ATP-binding protein, with protein sequence MRILFAYIKAHKSLLFLALFLAAINQCFSLCDSIIIGKLMNECGVGVANFHHNMNSFVKVVLGWLALSVGAAMVSRIAKNFQDYFTNIIIQRTGAQMYTDGIQKALQLPFQDFEDQRSGETLGKLQKVRTDCEKFITLSISLIFQSVVGIVFVVVYAISIHWLLGPLFLATVPVVAFISSFLGKKIKKVSREILGETTALAGATTESLRNIELVKSLGLTQQEVNRLNSTTTKILGLELKKVRYIRSLSFFQGTTVHFMRTCLVFALYMFIFNGIIKPGDLITLMFFSFFLFNPLQELGNVIAVYNETNASMENFSKLMGSASEPTPAQPKVMGLIDSLRFSGISFRHLSAQTPAVKNISFEAKSGETIAFVGPSGSGKTTLVKLLVGLYKPNEGTVFYNEKNANDISLNELRQQLGFVTQDAQLFSGTIKDNLLFVKPDATDEELHDVLRQAACHNLLKRAEKGIYTTIGEGGIKVSGGEKQRLSIARALLRHPRLLLFDEATSALDSITEEEITQTIRDISSKRDQITVLIAHRLSTIMHADRIYVLEQGAIIEQGRHADLLDEKGLYYAMWRQQIGERK
- a CDS encoding DUF4956 domain-containing protein, encoding MSLLELGGRFTLLVASVLILYFFSNRNKAETIHPLYMIVGLCTFSLCYLFTKIDIGVGIGFGLFAIFSVLRFRAKAFTINGIIFLFTSLTLSILDVMYPVEKYEILILFQSAIILFFIMASMVLFDKISQFSNHCDLIIPYETGFSPEDSHIRRTIREKMDIDKFHFEVVSVNTVDSEVMIKVYY
- the yidC gene encoding membrane protein insertase YidC: MEEKKLDVKSIIGFVLIFVVFMWMMLPKQLTKEEQAAKAKKEQAAKAAAAASKTAPTKVITALPADSTAGDSAQLAKLRSTLGDFAYSATLPSAKENFTTIENKLVSLTIANKGGYIINAKLKGYEKIRKGSGDLVELIKDNNAGLNIRLQTQDNRVIDTRNMYFEPTLTKSGENQILTMRLKSGPDAFLEYQYVLKPDNYMLDFSVRSQGLAKVLNTSKPADLEWNLKSYRNEKSATYESRYADLRYEYEDGKNDYLGQGKDKTESVEKVSYIAFKQHFFTSILLTDKPFAKAELYSNNLVHDEKTDSTFTKQFRATVPLAFENGELAQKMNWYYGPTDYKILKTYDRNIEKIVPLGWGIFGWINRYLFIPAYDVLSLIMSQGLAIIFFTILIKLLMSPVTYKSFLSQAKMKVLRPEIAELNEKFKKDPMKKQQETMKLYSKAGVNPMAGCIPALLQMPVFYALFQFFPSALSLRQEGFLWATDLSSFDSVYKLPFYIPLYGNHISLFPILASIAIFFYMKMTTGDQQASAPQQEGMPDMAKIMKVMIYISPLMMLIFFNNYASGLSLYYFISNLISVGIMLVIKNYIVDNDKIHAQIQENKLKEPKKRGRFQQKLQEMMEQAEAEKAKKK
- a CDS encoding alpha/beta hydrolase → MKIRAVLYLCIVFMLTQPVAAQNKKSNGTTEAKPFVLGVVDEYHSAQLNENRILNIYLPEGYDPDNGTKYPVIYLLDGSADEDFIHVVGLLQFYNFDWINLVPKSIVVGIASVDRQRDFTFPTTVAEDRKKYPTTGHSDRFMAFIEKELQPYIEKKYHAGTERTIIGQSLGGLLATEILFKKTQLFNRYIIISPSLWWDNGSLLNEQTPNLRDVAVYLAVGKEGLTPTATPRVMEVDANVLSEKLKKSGTEGADIYFDYLPEENHATIMHQAVMNAFKYLYRTVPKK
- a CDS encoding DUF1801 domain-containing protein: MDVQQQIREYIDGLPEAKRSGMHILHERILNINPGCRLWFLDGKNSKGKVVSNPNIGYGCYTIHYADGKSRAFYQVGLSANSTGISIYFMGLEDRKYLAETYGTLLGKATVTGYCIKFKKLADINADVLASAIAFGFTAR